A region of Bacillus cabrialesii DNA encodes the following proteins:
- the iolD gene encoding 3D-(3,5/4)-trihydroxycyclohexane-1,2-dione acylhydrolase (decyclizing) — MGKKIRLTTAQALIKFLNQQYIHVDGREEPFVEGIFTIFGHGNVLGIGQALEQDAGHLKVYQGKNEQGMAHAAMAYSKQMLRRKIYAVSTSVGPGAANLVAAAGTALANNIPVLLIPADTFATRQPDPVLQQMEQEYSAAITTNDALKPVSRYWDRITRPEQLMSSLLRAFEVMTDPAKAGPATICISQDVEGEAYDFDESFFVKRVHYIDRMQPSERELQGAAELIKASKNPVILVGGGAKYSGARDELVAISEAHHIPLVETQAGKSTVEADFANNLGGMGITGTLAANKAARQADLIIGIGTRYTDFATSSKTAFDFDKAKFLNINVSRMQAYKLDAFQVVADAKVTLGKLHGLLEGYKSEFGSTIKELKDEWLAERERLSKVTFKREAFDPEIKHHFSQEILNEYADALNTELPQTTALLTINETIPEDSVIICSAGSLPGDLQRLWHSNVPNTYHLEYGYSCMGYEVSGTLGLKLAHPDREVYSIVGDGSFLMLHSELITAIQYNKKINVLLFDNSGFGCINNLQMDHGSGSYYCEFRKDDNEILNVDYAKVAEGYGAKTYRANTVEELKAALEDAKKQDVSTLIEMKVLPKTMTDGYDSWWHVGVAEVSEQESVQKAYEAKEKMLESAKQY; from the coding sequence GTGGGTAAGAAAATTCGCTTAACAACAGCACAGGCGCTGATTAAATTCTTAAACCAACAGTACATCCATGTAGATGGAAGGGAAGAGCCTTTTGTCGAAGGGATTTTCACGATTTTCGGACATGGAAACGTATTAGGGATCGGGCAGGCGCTTGAGCAGGATGCAGGCCATTTGAAAGTCTATCAAGGGAAAAACGAACAAGGAATGGCGCATGCGGCCATGGCGTACAGCAAGCAAATGCTGAGAAGAAAAATATATGCGGTGTCTACATCCGTCGGACCGGGAGCGGCTAACTTAGTGGCGGCGGCCGGTACTGCATTGGCAAACAATATTCCCGTTCTCTTGATTCCGGCAGACACATTTGCGACAAGACAGCCAGACCCTGTACTGCAGCAAATGGAGCAAGAATACAGTGCGGCGATTACAACAAACGATGCATTGAAACCTGTATCGAGATATTGGGACCGCATTACGCGCCCTGAGCAGCTCATGAGCAGCTTGCTGCGCGCGTTTGAAGTCATGACTGATCCGGCAAAAGCAGGTCCGGCAACGATTTGTATTTCTCAGGATGTTGAAGGGGAAGCATACGATTTTGATGAAAGTTTCTTCGTCAAACGGGTTCACTATATTGATCGCATGCAGCCGAGCGAGCGTGAGCTTCAAGGTGCGGCGGAGCTGATTAAAGCCAGCAAAAATCCTGTGATTCTCGTCGGCGGAGGCGCAAAATACTCCGGTGCGCGCGATGAATTGGTTGCCATTTCTGAAGCGCATCACATTCCGCTAGTTGAAACGCAGGCAGGAAAGTCGACGGTTGAAGCTGATTTTGCGAACAACCTCGGCGGAATGGGCATCACAGGTACACTTGCGGCAAATAAAGCGGCCCGCCAAGCTGATTTGATTATTGGTATCGGCACAAGATATACGGATTTTGCGACATCCTCTAAGACCGCTTTTGATTTTGATAAAGCGAAGTTCCTGAACATTAATGTCAGCCGAATGCAGGCGTATAAACTCGACGCGTTCCAAGTTGTAGCGGATGCGAAAGTGACGCTTGGCAAACTGCACGGCTTGCTTGAAGGCTATAAGAGCGAATTCGGCTCAACGATCAAGGAGCTGAAGGACGAATGGCTCGCTGAACGCGAACGCCTCAGCAAAGTGACGTTTAAACGGGAAGCGTTTGATCCGGAAATCAAACATCATTTCTCTCAGGAGATTCTAAATGAATACGCTGACGCGTTGAACACTGAGCTGCCGCAAACAACGGCATTGCTGACAATCAACGAGACGATTCCTGAAGACAGCGTGATCATCTGTTCAGCAGGTTCCCTTCCAGGAGATTTGCAGCGTTTGTGGCATTCTAATGTTCCGAATACGTATCACCTGGAGTACGGGTATTCCTGCATGGGCTATGAAGTGTCCGGCACACTGGGGCTTAAATTGGCCCACCCTGACAGAGAAGTGTATTCCATTGTCGGAGACGGCAGCTTCCTGATGCTTCATTCCGAGCTGATCACGGCGATTCAGTACAACAAGAAAATCAATGTGCTGCTCTTTGACAACTCTGGTTTTGGGTGTATTAACAACCTGCAAATGGATCACGGCAGCGGCAGCTACTATTGCGAGTTCCGCAAAGATGACAACGAGATTCTAAATGTCGATTATGCGAAAGTTGCTGAGGGATACGGCGCGAAAACCTACCGCGCAAACACAGTGGAAGAGTTAAAAGCGGCGTTAGAGGATGCGAAGAAACAAGACGTATCAACGTTAATTGAAATGAAGGTTCTGCCAAAAACAATGACTGACGGCTATGACAGCTGGTGGCATGTCGGCGTAGCAGAGGTGTCTGAACAAGAAAGCGTTCAGAAGGCATACGAAGCAAAAGAAAAGATGCTGGAATCTGCAAAGCAGTATTAG
- the iolF gene encoding myo-inositol transporter IolF gives MGNTNGDSAFNKRTIAAALANYIDAGSIVAGSAGLSLWVSYLKLSDTQIGLLGALSANAISAAVGALLGGFLADKVGRKAVYTNSMLVYALGICLVLFGVNFPMLLSGYMIIGLSVGADITASWTIIAENAPKKNRARHCGVAQVAWAAGAVVVLLLSVLVGDLGLLGNKIVFAHLLVIALITYILRVRLPESDAWQQKNQPRDAQAEKPAVLNKTSYFDLLKPMYLKSILFLMGVYLVWNLAAGVMGFFMPYIYQQVGGVSASTANLLQMGLFIFTGLGVALIFMPFADKYRKTVFGIAAFMAVIGWTLFLLPVEGLPVLLLFIVVIGINNGAGQQANYQLWASEIFPTQYRASAQGLMFFLVRISIGIWSLFVPMIITNFGIGTMAAILLGCVTASMIIGLLFAPNTSGKSLEQIQEELYGSPRSQVKQGTESKIM, from the coding sequence ATGGGCAATACCAATGGAGATTCAGCCTTCAATAAACGGACAATCGCGGCAGCGCTGGCCAACTATATTGATGCCGGTTCAATTGTGGCAGGCTCTGCCGGTTTATCGTTATGGGTCAGTTACCTTAAGCTATCCGATACGCAAATCGGGCTGCTCGGCGCGCTAAGCGCAAATGCGATTTCTGCCGCTGTCGGCGCGCTGCTTGGCGGGTTTCTGGCTGATAAGGTCGGGCGGAAGGCTGTTTATACCAATAGCATGCTGGTTTATGCACTAGGGATTTGTTTGGTTCTGTTTGGGGTTAATTTCCCCATGTTGTTAAGCGGTTACATGATTATCGGTTTATCAGTGGGAGCTGACATTACCGCATCATGGACCATTATTGCAGAAAATGCGCCAAAGAAAAATCGGGCCCGTCACTGCGGCGTGGCACAAGTCGCTTGGGCCGCGGGCGCCGTCGTTGTGCTGCTTCTCTCCGTACTGGTCGGTGATTTAGGCCTCTTGGGGAATAAAATCGTATTTGCCCATCTGCTTGTGATTGCGCTGATTACGTACATCCTGAGAGTCAGGCTTCCGGAGTCAGATGCGTGGCAGCAGAAAAATCAGCCAAGAGATGCTCAGGCAGAGAAGCCAGCCGTCCTGAACAAAACATCGTATTTTGATTTGCTCAAGCCCATGTATCTAAAAAGCATCCTGTTTTTAATGGGCGTGTACCTGGTCTGGAATTTAGCCGCCGGGGTGATGGGCTTCTTCATGCCATACATTTATCAGCAGGTCGGCGGTGTATCTGCCAGCACGGCAAATCTTTTGCAAATGGGGCTTTTTATCTTCACAGGATTGGGGGTCGCCTTGATCTTCATGCCCTTTGCCGACAAATATAGAAAAACCGTATTCGGAATCGCCGCTTTTATGGCGGTGATCGGCTGGACGCTGTTTTTGCTGCCTGTTGAAGGCCTGCCTGTGCTGCTTCTGTTTATTGTCGTAATCGGCATCAATAACGGAGCCGGACAGCAAGCGAACTATCAGTTATGGGCCAGTGAAATCTTTCCTACGCAATATCGTGCTTCCGCACAAGGACTGATGTTTTTCCTTGTCCGTATTTCAATAGGAATTTGGAGTCTGTTTGTCCCAATGATTATCACCAATTTCGGCATTGGAACGATGGCTGCAATTCTTCTCGGATGTGTGACGGCCAGTATGATCATCGGGCTGCTCTTTGCGCCGAATACGTCTGGCAAGTCGCTTGAACAAATTCAAGAGGAACTCTACGGATCTCCTCGTAGCCAAGTAAAGCAAGGAACAGAAAGCAAAATCATGTAA
- the iolC gene encoding 5-dehydro-2-deoxygluconokinase: MKYTFNEEKAFDIVAIGRACIDLNAVEYNRPMEETMTFSKYVGGSPANIAIGSAKLGLKAGFIGKIPDDQHGRFIESYMRNTGVDTTQMIVDQDGHKAGLAFTEILSPEECSILMYRDDVADLYLEPSEVSEDYIANAKMLLVSGTALAKSPSREAVLKAVQYAKKHQVKVVFELDYRPYTWQSADETAVYYSLVAEQSDIVIGTRDEFDVMENRTGGSNEESVNHLFGHSADLVVIKHGVEGSYAYSKSGEVFRAQAYKTNVLKTFGAGDSYASAFIYGLVSGKDIETALKYGSASASIVVSKHSSSEAMPTADEIVQLIEAQS, from the coding sequence ATGAAGTATACATTCAATGAAGAAAAGGCTTTTGATATTGTGGCCATCGGCCGGGCATGTATTGATCTGAACGCAGTCGAATACAACCGCCCAATGGAAGAAACGATGACATTTTCCAAATACGTCGGCGGTTCACCTGCGAATATCGCGATCGGCAGCGCGAAGCTTGGCTTAAAAGCGGGCTTCATCGGCAAAATTCCAGATGACCAGCATGGAAGATTCATAGAGTCCTATATGAGAAATACCGGTGTTGACACAACACAAATGATTGTTGATCAAGATGGCCACAAAGCAGGCCTTGCTTTTACAGAAATCCTCAGCCCTGAAGAATGCAGCATCTTAATGTATCGAGATGATGTGGCGGATCTTTACCTTGAGCCTTCCGAGGTAAGCGAGGATTATATCGCAAACGCGAAAATGCTGCTTGTTTCCGGGACAGCGCTCGCCAAAAGCCCATCACGGGAAGCGGTGTTAAAAGCTGTTCAATATGCGAAAAAGCATCAGGTCAAAGTGGTGTTCGAACTGGATTATCGCCCGTATACGTGGCAGTCAGCGGATGAAACAGCCGTTTACTATTCTTTGGTCGCCGAGCAGTCTGATATCGTCATCGGCACACGTGATGAATTTGATGTGATGGAAAACCGCACAGGCGGAAGCAATGAAGAATCCGTTAATCACTTATTTGGCCATTCAGCCGATCTCGTTGTCATCAAACACGGCGTTGAAGGCTCTTACGCATACAGCAAATCCGGCGAGGTATTCCGCGCCCAAGCGTACAAGACAAACGTGCTGAAAACCTTTGGAGCCGGTGACTCCTATGCGTCAGCCTTTATCTATGGCCTTGTCAGCGGAAAAGACATCGAAACAGCATTGAAATACGGCAGCGCTTCAGCCTCCATTGTGGTGAGCAAGCACAGTTCGTCAGAAGCGATGCCGACTGCGGATGAAATCGTACAGCTTATTGAAGCACAGTCATAA
- the iolI gene encoding 2-keto-myo-inositol isomerase, whose protein sequence is MKLCFNEATTLENSNLKQDLELCEKHGYDYIEIRTMDKLPEYLKDHSLEELAEYFQTHHIKPLALNALVFFNNRDEKGHNEIIAEFKDMMETCKTLGVKYVVAVPLVTEQKIVKEEIKKSSAEVLTELSDIAEPYGVKIALEFVGHPQCTVNTFEQAYDIVNTVNRGNVGLVLDSFHFHAMGSNIESLKQADGKKIFIYHIDDTEDFPIGFLTDEDRVWPGQGAIDLDAHLSALKEIGFSDVVSVELFRPEYYKLSAEEAIQTAKKTTVDVVSKYFNM, encoded by the coding sequence ATGAAACTTTGTTTCAATGAAGCAACAACATTGGAAAACTCAAATCTTAAACAGGATTTAGAGCTATGTGAAAAGCACGGCTATGATTATATTGAAATCCGCACAATGGATAAGCTTCCGGAGTACTTAAAAGATCATTCATTGGAAGAACTCGCGGAATATTTTCAAACCCACCATATCAAACCGCTTGCGTTAAACGCACTTGTTTTCTTCAACAACCGTGATGAAAAGGGGCACAATGAAATCATCGCTGAATTTAAAGACATGATGGAAACGTGCAAAACCCTCGGCGTGAAATATGTCGTGGCCGTTCCGCTTGTGACTGAGCAGAAGATTGTAAAAGAAGAGATCAAAAAAAGCAGTGCAGAGGTGCTGACTGAGCTTTCAGATATCGCGGAGCCGTATGGCGTAAAAATCGCGCTTGAATTTGTCGGCCACCCGCAATGTACGGTCAATACGTTTGAACAGGCGTACGACATCGTAAACACAGTCAACCGTGGCAATGTCGGGCTTGTCCTTGACAGTTTCCACTTCCACGCAATGGGTTCAAATATTGAAAGCTTAAAGCAGGCGGACGGAAAGAAAATTTTCATCTATCATATCGACGATACCGAGGATTTCCCAATCGGCTTTTTAACCGATGAGGATCGTGTATGGCCGGGCCAAGGGGCGATTGACTTAGACGCCCACCTATCAGCCCTCAAGGAAATCGGCTTCTCTGATGTTGTATCGGTTGAGCTCTTCCGGCCTGAATACTATAAGCTGAGTGCCGAGGAAGCCATTCAAACAGCGAAAAAAACAACAGTTGATGTCGTATCAAAATATTTCAACATGTAA
- the iolE gene encoding myo-inosose-2 dehydratase yields MGKNEILWGIAPIGWRNDDMPEIGAGNTLQHLLSDIVVARFQGTEVGGFFPEPAILNKELKLRNLRIAGKWFSSFILRDGLGEAAKAFTLHCEYLQQVNADVAVVSEQTYSVQSLEKNVFTEKPHFTDDEWERLCEGLNHLGKIADQHGLKLVYHHHLGTGVQTAEEVDRLMAGTDPVHVHLLYDTGHAYISDGDYLGMLKKHIGRIKHVHFKDARLNVMEQCRLEGKSFQQSFLNGMFTVPGDGCIDFREVYQLLLKNNYSGWIVVEAEQDPDVANPLEYALIARNYIDEQLLDLA; encoded by the coding sequence ATGGGCAAAAATGAAATCCTGTGGGGGATCGCTCCCATTGGGTGGCGGAATGATGATATGCCTGAAATTGGAGCGGGAAATACACTTCAGCATTTGTTAAGTGATATCGTTGTCGCGCGTTTTCAAGGTACGGAGGTCGGGGGCTTTTTCCCCGAACCGGCCATCCTGAACAAAGAGCTGAAGCTTCGGAATTTACGCATTGCAGGAAAATGGTTCAGCAGCTTTATTTTGCGTGACGGACTTGGTGAAGCGGCAAAGGCATTTACCCTGCATTGTGAGTATTTGCAGCAAGTGAACGCGGATGTCGCAGTTGTCTCTGAACAAACCTACAGCGTGCAAAGCTTGGAGAAAAACGTCTTCACAGAGAAGCCGCACTTTACGGATGACGAATGGGAACGGCTTTGCGAAGGGCTGAATCACCTTGGCAAAATTGCCGATCAGCATGGTTTGAAGCTTGTCTATCATCACCATCTCGGCACTGGCGTCCAAACAGCGGAAGAAGTGGACCGCCTGATGGCGGGAACAGACCCCGTACATGTACACCTCCTCTATGATACAGGCCATGCGTATATTTCTGACGGCGATTACTTGGGAATGCTTAAGAAGCATATCGGCCGCATTAAGCATGTGCACTTTAAGGATGCCCGCTTGAATGTCATGGAACAATGCAGGCTGGAAGGGAAATCGTTTCAGCAATCATTTTTAAATGGCATGTTTACGGTTCCCGGTGATGGATGCATTGATTTTAGAGAAGTATATCAGCTGCTGTTAAAGAACAATTACTCCGGATGGATTGTCGTTGAAGCTGAACAGGATCCCGATGTCGCAAACCCGCTTGAGTATGCATTGATCGCGAGAAACTATATTGATGAGCAGTTGTTGGATCTGGCTTAA
- the iolA gene encoding methylmalonate-semialdehyde dehydrogenase yields MAEIRKLKNYINGEWVESKTDQYEDVVNPATKEVLCQVPISTKEDIDYAAQTAAEAFKTWSKVAVPRRARILFNFQQLLSQHREELAHLITIENGKNTKEALGEVGRGIENVEFAAGAPSLMMGDSLASIATDVEAANYRYPIGVVGGIAPFNFPMMVPCWMFPMAIALGNTFILKPSERTPLLTEKLVELFEKAGLPKGVFNVVYGAHDVVNGILEHPEIKAISFVGSKPVGEYVYKKGSEHLKRVQSLTGAKNHTIVLNDANLEDTITNIIGAAFGSAGERCMACAVVTVEEGIADEFMAKLQEKVADIKIGNGLDDGVFLGPVIREDNKNRTLSYIEKGLEEGARLVCDGRENVSDDGYFVGPTIFDNVTTEMTIWKDEIFAPVLSVIRVKNLKEAIGIANKSEFANGACLFTSNSNAIRYFRENIDAGMLGINLGVPAPMAFFPFSGWKSSFFGTLHANGKDSVDFYTRKKVVTARYPAPDFN; encoded by the coding sequence ATGGCAGAAATCAGAAAATTAAAAAACTACATCAACGGTGAATGGGTTGAAAGCAAAACAGATCAATATGAAGACGTTGTCAATCCGGCGACGAAAGAAGTACTGTGCCAAGTGCCGATTTCTACAAAAGAGGATATTGATTACGCAGCGCAAACAGCGGCTGAGGCATTTAAAACATGGTCAAAAGTGGCGGTTCCGCGCCGCGCCAGAATTCTGTTTAACTTCCAGCAGCTGCTGTCTCAGCATAGAGAAGAACTTGCTCATCTGATTACCATTGAAAATGGAAAAAACACAAAAGAAGCGCTTGGTGAAGTGGGACGCGGAATTGAAAACGTGGAGTTCGCGGCTGGAGCGCCTTCCCTGATGATGGGTGACTCACTTGCTTCCATCGCAACGGACGTTGAAGCGGCGAACTACCGCTATCCAATCGGAGTAGTCGGCGGAATCGCGCCATTCAACTTTCCGATGATGGTTCCTTGCTGGATGTTCCCGATGGCGATCGCGCTCGGCAACACATTTATTTTAAAACCATCTGAGCGGACACCGCTGTTAACAGAGAAATTGGTGGAGCTTTTTGAAAAAGCGGGCCTTCCGAAAGGGGTATTCAACGTCGTATACGGTGCGCATGACGTTGTGAACGGCATCCTTGAGCATCCCGAAATTAAAGCGATTTCATTCGTAGGCTCCAAGCCGGTCGGCGAGTACGTCTACAAAAAAGGAAGCGAACACTTAAAACGCGTTCAATCTCTGACTGGCGCGAAAAACCATACGATTGTCCTGAACGATGCGAATCTTGAAGACACCATCACAAACATCATCGGAGCAGCCTTCGGTTCTGCCGGTGAGCGCTGCATGGCGTGTGCGGTTGTGACGGTTGAAGAAGGAATCGCTGATGAGTTTATGGCGAAGCTGCAGGAAAAAGTGGCTGACATTAAAATCGGTAACGGCCTTGATGATGGCGTGTTCTTAGGACCGGTTATTCGCGAGGACAACAAGAATCGCACGCTCAGCTATATCGAAAAAGGGCTTGAAGAAGGCGCGAGACTCGTATGTGACGGACGTGAAAATGTATCTGACGACGGCTACTTTGTCGGCCCGACGATCTTTGACAATGTCACGACAGAGATGACGATCTGGAAGGATGAAATTTTCGCTCCGGTCTTATCTGTCATCCGTGTGAAAAACCTGAAAGAAGCGATTGGAATTGCCAATAAGTCTGAGTTTGCGAACGGCGCCTGCCTGTTTACATCCAACTCAAACGCAATCCGCTACTTCCGTGAAAACATTGACGCGGGAATGCTTGGCATCAACTTGGGTGTTCCGGCTCCGATGGCGTTCTTCCCATTCTCAGGCTGGAAGTCTTCATTCTTCGGAACGCTGCATGCGAACGGAAAAGACAGCGTCGACTTCTATACACGTAAAAAAGTGGTTACGGCAAGATATCCCGCACCTGATTTCAACTAA
- the iolB gene encoding 5-deoxy-glucuronate isomerase, with translation MSYLLRKPQSNEGSNGVTLVHEVTKSNSDLTYVEFKVLDLASGSSYAEELKKQEICIVAVTGNITVTDHESTFENIGTRESVFERKPTDSIYISNDRAFEITAVSDARVALCYSPSEKQLPTKLIKAEDNGIEHRGKFSNKRTVHNILPDSDPSANSLLVVEVYTDSGNWSSYPPHKHDQDNLPEESFLEETYYHELDPGQGFVFQRVYTDDRSIDETMTVENENVVIVPAGYHPVGVPDGYTSYYLNVMAGPTRKWKFHNDPAHEWILER, from the coding sequence ATGAGTTATTTGTTGCGCAAGCCGCAGTCGAATGAAGGATCTAATGGGGTCACACTGGTGCATGAAGTAACGAAATCAAACTCTGACCTCACTTATGTAGAGTTTAAAGTGTTAGATCTCGCTTCCGGTTCAAGCTATGCGGAAGAACTGAAAAAACAGGAAATCTGTATTGTCGCGGTAACGGGAAACATTACAGTGACCGATCATGAGTCGACTTTTGAGAATATCGGCACGCGTGAAAGCGTATTCGAACGAAAACCGACAGACAGCATCTATATTTCAAATGACCGTGCGTTTGAAATCACAGCGGTCAGCGACGCAAGAGTGGCGCTTTGCTATTCTCCATCGGAAAAACAGCTTCCGACAAAGCTGATCAAAGCGGAGGACAACGGAATTGAGCACCGTGGGAAGTTTTCAAACAAACGCACTGTTCACAACATTCTTCCGGATTCAGACCCTTCAGCGAACAGCCTATTAGTGGTTGAAGTTTATACAGACAGCGGCAACTGGTCCAGCTACCCGCCTCATAAACATGACCAAGACAATTTGCCGGAGGAATCTTTCTTAGAAGAGACGTACTACCATGAATTAGATCCGGGACAGGGCTTTGTGTTTCAGCGTGTATACACAGATGACCGCTCCATTGACGAGACAATGACTGTAGAAAATGAAAACGTTGTCATCGTTCCTGCGGGATACCACCCGGTAGGCGTGCCGGACGGATACACGTCCTACTATTTAAATGTCATGGCAGGGCCGACGCGCAAATGGAAGTTTCATAATGACCCGGCTCATGAGTGGATTTTAGAACGCTAA
- a CDS encoding sugar phosphate isomerase/epimerase family protein yields the protein MKLALDPSMYRDDLTLEEMVYKTAELGYEYIELSPREDFCPFYKYPKVDSAKIKQLKRLLRDTGVKLSSLLPLYHWAGPEEDRRQAAVRNWKRAIEIAVELEVDLMNSEFSGSKYDPLTSEEKFIKSMDELLPVFEKEGVKLNLQAHPYDFIETHKGAMDMIRALDKDWINLVYSTAHTFFYDDGKGDIATMFDEAGDRLTHVLFADTFNHKAAHGLRYIVNPPDAKVTVHQHLDIGQGEVDFETIFRKLREMKFDGIATNAVFAWVDERADESSRFMLKKMKEELGLA from the coding sequence ATGAAATTAGCATTGGATCCATCGATGTATCGTGATGATTTAACTTTGGAAGAAATGGTTTATAAAACAGCGGAGCTTGGCTATGAATATATCGAGCTATCGCCGCGCGAGGATTTTTGTCCATTCTATAAATATCCGAAAGTTGATTCAGCAAAGATCAAGCAATTAAAGCGTCTGTTAAGGGATACAGGTGTTAAGCTTTCATCGCTCCTTCCGCTTTACCACTGGGCGGGTCCTGAAGAAGACCGCCGCCAGGCTGCGGTGCGCAATTGGAAACGGGCGATTGAAATTGCGGTTGAACTTGAAGTCGATTTGATGAACAGTGAATTCAGCGGTTCAAAATATGATCCTTTAACAAGTGAAGAAAAATTTATTAAATCCATGGATGAGCTTCTCCCAGTCTTTGAAAAAGAAGGCGTTAAACTCAATCTTCAAGCCCATCCATACGATTTTATCGAAACGCACAAAGGTGCGATGGATATGATCCGCGCGCTTGACAAGGATTGGATCAACCTTGTCTACTCGACTGCGCATACGTTCTTCTATGATGACGGAAAAGGCGATATCGCAACAATGTTTGACGAAGCCGGCGACCGCCTCACACATGTTTTATTTGCAGATACCTTTAATCATAAAGCGGCTCATGGCCTGCGCTACATCGTCAATCCGCCTGACGCGAAAGTAACGGTTCACCAGCATTTGGACATTGGCCAAGGCGAGGTTGATTTTGAGACGATTTTCAGAAAGCTGAGAGAGATGAAGTTCGACGGAATTGCGACGAATGCCGTTTTTGCTTGGGTTGACGAAAGAGCGGATGAATCAAGCCGATTCATGCTAAAAAAAATGAAAGAAGAATTGGGTCTGGCATAA
- the iolG gene encoding bifunctional inositol 2-dehydrogenase/D-chiro-inositol 1-dehydrogenase, whose amino-acid sequence MSLRIGVIGTGAIGKEHINRITNKLSGAEIVAVTDVNQEAAQKVVEQYQLNATVYPNDDSLLADENVDAVLVTSWGPAHESSVLKAIKAQKYVFCEKPLATTAAGCMRIVEEEMKVGKRLVQVGFMRRYDSGYVQLKEALDNHVIGEPLMIHCAHRNPTVGDNYTTDMAVVDTLVHEIDVLHWLVNDDYESVQVIYPKKSKNALPHLKDPQIVLIETKGGIVINAEIYVNCKYGYDIQCEIVGEDGVIKLPEPSSISMRKEGKFSTDILMDWQRRFVAAYDVEIQDFIDSIQKKGEVSGPTAWDGYIAAVTTDACVKAQESGQKEKVELKEKPGFYQSFTTVEN is encoded by the coding sequence ATGAGTTTACGTATTGGCGTAATTGGAACTGGAGCAATCGGAAAAGAACATATTAACCGCATCACGAACAAGCTGTCCGGCGCGGAAATCGTGGCTGTAACGGATGTCAATCAAGAAGCCGCGCAAAAAGTCGTGGAGCAATACCAATTAAACGCGACGGTGTATCCGAATGATGACAGCCTGCTTGCAGACGAGAATGTAGACGCTGTCTTAGTGACAAGCTGGGGGCCTGCGCATGAATCCAGCGTGCTGAAAGCGATTAAAGCCCAGAAATATGTGTTCTGTGAAAAGCCGCTTGCAACAACGGCTGCAGGATGCATGCGCATCGTCGAAGAGGAAATGAAAGTGGGCAAACGCCTTGTTCAAGTCGGCTTCATGCGCCGTTATGACAGCGGTTACGTACAGCTGAAGGAAGCACTCGATAACCATGTGATTGGCGAACCGCTTATGATTCACTGCGCGCACCGCAACCCGACCGTGGGAGATAACTACACAACGGATATGGCCGTAGTCGACACGCTTGTTCATGAAATTGATGTGCTGCACTGGCTCGTCAATGATGACTACGAGTCCGTTCAAGTTATCTATCCGAAGAAATCGAAAAACGCGCTTCCGCATTTAAAAGATCCGCAAATCGTCTTGATCGAGACAAAAGGCGGCATCGTCATCAATGCTGAAATATATGTGAACTGTAAATACGGCTATGACATTCAATGTGAAATCGTCGGAGAAGACGGCGTCATCAAGCTTCCTGAACCTTCAAGCATCAGCATGAGAAAAGAAGGGAAATTCAGCACAGATATTCTGATGGATTGGCAGAGACGCTTTGTGGCTGCGTACGATGTGGAAATCCAAGACTTCATTGATTCGATTCAAAAGAAAGGCGAGGTCAGCGGACCGACGGCATGGGACGGCTATATTGCCGCTGTTACGACTGACGCGTGTGTAAAAGCCCAGGAGTCTGGACAAAAAGAAAAAGTTGAGTTGAAGGAAAAACCGGGATTCTATCAATCTTTTACAACAGTTGAAAATTAA